In a genomic window of Leptospira brenneri:
- the ilvN gene encoding acetolactate synthase small subunit, translating into MKHTLSILVNNHPGVMSHVSGLFTRRGYNIDSIAVGVTDNVDVSSMTIVLNGDDFIVGQVKNQLLKLPDVLKVQDMAYASSVQRELVLISFSITETNRSEALTICNGFDVKILEMTEDSLLIEFSGNSRQVTNVISVIKPFGIREISRTGQIAIAYRNQNSV; encoded by the coding sequence ATGAAACACACTCTAAGTATTTTAGTAAATAACCATCCAGGTGTGATGAGCCATGTTTCCGGTCTTTTCACTCGTCGCGGTTATAATATTGATTCGATTGCGGTTGGTGTGACTGACAATGTTGATGTTTCGTCTATGACCATTGTTCTGAACGGGGATGATTTTATCGTGGGGCAGGTGAAAAACCAACTCCTCAAATTGCCTGATGTATTAAAAGTCCAAGATATGGCTTATGCAAGTTCTGTCCAAAGAGAACTTGTCCTCATTTCCTTTTCGATTACAGAAACCAATCGAAGTGAAGCTCTCACCATTTGTAATGGATTTGATGTGAAAATTTTAGAAATGACGGAAGATTCTCTCCTCATTGAATTTTCAGGGAATTCTAGACAAGTCACGAATGTAATTTCGGTGATTAAACCTTTTGGAATTCGTGAGATCTCTCGTACGGGCCAAATTGCCATAGCGTATCGGAACCAAAACTCCGTTTAA